The following coding sequences are from one Streptomyces angustmyceticus window:
- the pta gene encoding phosphate acetyltransferase, with protein MTRSVYVTGIDRGDGRQVVELGVMELLTRHVDRVGVFRPLIHDDGPDRLFQLLRSRYRLTQSPDSVYGLRYAEAAALQAERGTDELVSRLVDRFHAVARDYEYVLVLGSDYAATSLPAELNLNARLANEFGAAVLAVVGGQGQEAESVRAEARNAYTAYHSLGCDVVAMIVNRVAPELREAVVDRLSARLPVPCYALPEDGSLSAPTVGQIVHALGAEVLLGDDSGLARDARDFVFGGAMLPTFLKALTPGALVVTPGDRADLVIGSLAAHSAGAPPIAGVLLTLDERPGPDIMALAARLAPGTPVVSVPGGSFPTAAELFAIEGKLNAASPRKAETALGLFERHVDTVELTNRISVARSGRVTPMMFEHELIERSRSGRRRVVLPEGDEERVLRAADVLLRRDVCDLTLLGTEEAIRKRAADLAIDLTGAQIIDPQTSELRERFAERYAALRAHKGVSIELAFDVVADVSYFGTLMVQEGLADGMVSGAVHSTAATIRPAFEIIKTKPGAQIVSSVFFMCLADRVLVYGDCAVNPDPDAEQLADIAIQSAATAAQFGVEPRIAMLSYSTGTSGSGADVDKVRKATEIVRELRPDLLVEGPIQYDAAVDAAVAQTKLPDSDVAGKATVLIFPDLNTGNNTYKAVQRSAGAVAVGPVLQGLRKPVNDLSRGALVQDIVNTVAITAIQAQGARPGAGHTA; from the coding sequence GTGACGCGGAGCGTGTACGTGACCGGGATCGACCGCGGCGACGGCCGCCAGGTCGTCGAGCTGGGGGTCATGGAACTGCTGACCCGCCATGTCGACCGGGTGGGGGTCTTCCGCCCGCTGATCCACGACGACGGACCCGACCGGCTCTTCCAGCTGCTGCGGTCCCGCTACCGGCTCACCCAGTCCCCCGACAGCGTGTACGGCCTGCGCTACGCGGAGGCCGCCGCCCTCCAGGCCGAACGCGGCACCGACGAGCTGGTCTCCCGGCTCGTCGACCGCTTTCACGCCGTGGCCAGGGACTACGAGTACGTCCTGGTCCTCGGCTCGGACTACGCGGCCACCAGCCTCCCGGCCGAGCTGAACCTCAACGCCCGGCTCGCCAACGAGTTCGGCGCCGCCGTGCTGGCCGTCGTCGGCGGCCAGGGCCAGGAGGCCGAGTCCGTACGCGCCGAGGCCCGCAACGCCTACACCGCCTACCACTCGCTGGGCTGCGACGTCGTCGCCATGATCGTCAACCGGGTCGCCCCCGAACTCCGCGAGGCGGTCGTCGACCGGCTCTCCGCCCGGCTCCCCGTGCCCTGCTACGCGCTGCCCGAGGACGGCTCGCTCTCCGCGCCGACCGTCGGCCAGATCGTGCACGCCCTCGGCGCCGAGGTGCTGCTCGGCGACGACTCGGGGCTCGCCAGGGACGCCAGGGACTTCGTCTTCGGCGGCGCCATGCTGCCGACCTTCCTCAAGGCGCTGACCCCCGGCGCGCTCGTGGTGACCCCCGGCGACCGGGCGGACCTGGTCATCGGCTCGCTCGCCGCGCACAGCGCCGGCGCCCCGCCGATCGCCGGGGTGCTGCTCACGCTCGACGAGCGGCCCGGCCCCGACATCATGGCGCTGGCCGCCCGGCTCGCCCCCGGCACCCCGGTCGTCTCCGTACCCGGCGGCTCCTTCCCGACCGCGGCCGAGCTGTTCGCGATCGAGGGCAAGCTGAACGCCGCCTCGCCGCGCAAGGCGGAGACCGCGCTCGGCCTCTTCGAGCGGCATGTGGACACCGTGGAGCTGACCAACCGCATCTCCGTCGCCCGCTCCGGCCGGGTCACGCCGATGATGTTCGAGCACGAGCTGATCGAGCGCTCCCGCTCCGGCCGCCGCCGGGTCGTCCTCCCCGAGGGTGACGAGGAGCGGGTGCTGCGGGCCGCCGACGTGCTGCTGCGCCGCGACGTCTGCGACCTGACGCTGCTGGGCACCGAGGAGGCGATCCGCAAGCGCGCCGCCGACCTGGCCATCGACCTGACCGGCGCCCAGATCATCGACCCGCAGACCTCCGAGCTGCGCGAGCGGTTCGCCGAGCGCTACGCCGCGCTGCGCGCCCACAAGGGCGTCAGCATCGAGCTGGCCTTCGACGTGGTCGCGGACGTCTCCTACTTCGGCACCCTGATGGTCCAGGAGGGGCTGGCCGACGGCATGGTCTCCGGCGCGGTGCACTCCACCGCCGCCACCATCCGGCCCGCCTTCGAGATCATCAAGACCAAGCCGGGCGCCCAGATCGTGTCCTCGGTGTTCTTCATGTGCCTGGCCGACCGCGTCCTGGTCTACGGCGACTGCGCGGTCAACCCGGACCCGGACGCCGAACAGCTGGCGGACATCGCCATCCAGTCGGCCGCCACCGCCGCCCAGTTCGGCGTCGAGCCGCGGATCGCGATGCTGTCGTACTCCACCGGCACCTCCGGCTCCGGCGCGGACGTCGACAAGGTCCGCAAGGCCACCGAGATCGTCCGCGAGCTGCGCCCCGATCTGCTGGTCGAGGGCCCGATCCAGTACGACGCGGCGGTGGACGCGGCGGTCGCGCAGACCAAGCTCCCCGACTCCGACGTGGCCGGCAAGGCCACCGTGCTGATCTTCCCCGACCTCAACACCGGCAACAACACCTACAAGGCCGTGCAGCGCTCGGCCGGTGCGGTCGCCGTCGGCCCGGTCCTGCAGGGGCTGCGCAAGCCGGTCAACGACCTCTCGCGCGGCGCCCTGGTCCAGGACATCGTCAACACCGTGGCCATCACCGCCATCCAGGCGCAGGGCGCCCGCCCCGGCGCCGGCCACACCGCCTGA
- a CDS encoding acetate kinase, translating to MTATATRVLVLNSGSSSLKYQLLDMTDTQSNSGSGAGRLAVGLVERIGEETSRLTHTPLAAGGDKRETEGPIADHEAALKAVGAELAADGLGLDSPELAAIGHRVVHGGLKFTEPTVIDDAVLKEIERLVPVAPLHNPANLTGIRTARALRPDLPQVAVFDTAFHTTMPEHAARYAIDVATADAHRIRRYGFHGTSHAYVSRKTAELLGKDPAEVNVIVLHLGNGASASAVAGGRCVDTSMGLTPLEGLVMGTRSGDIDPAVTFHLKRVAGMSEDEVDVLLNKKSGLVGLCGDNDMREIRRRIDEGDERAALAFDIYIHRLKKYIGAYSAVLGRVDAVAFTAGVGENAAPVREAAVAGLEEMGLAVDASLNAVRSGEPRLISPEYARVAVAVVPTDEELEIAQQTYALVSA from the coding sequence ATGACTGCCACCGCCACCCGCGTCCTCGTCCTCAACTCCGGCTCCTCCTCGCTGAAGTACCAGCTGCTCGACATGACCGACACACAGTCGAACAGCGGCTCCGGCGCGGGCCGCCTCGCCGTCGGCCTGGTCGAGCGGATCGGCGAGGAGACCTCGCGCCTGACCCACACCCCGCTGGCCGCCGGCGGCGACAAGCGCGAGACCGAAGGCCCGATAGCCGACCACGAGGCCGCGCTGAAGGCCGTCGGCGCCGAGCTGGCCGCCGACGGGCTCGGCCTGGACTCCCCCGAGCTGGCCGCGATCGGGCACCGGGTGGTGCACGGCGGCCTGAAGTTCACCGAGCCGACCGTGATCGACGACGCGGTGCTGAAGGAGATCGAGCGGCTGGTGCCGGTCGCCCCGCTGCACAACCCGGCCAACCTCACCGGCATCCGCACCGCGCGGGCGCTGCGCCCCGACCTGCCGCAGGTCGCGGTCTTCGACACCGCCTTCCACACCACGATGCCGGAGCACGCGGCCCGCTACGCCATCGACGTGGCGACCGCCGACGCGCACCGTATCCGCCGCTACGGCTTCCACGGCACCTCGCACGCCTACGTCTCGCGCAAGACCGCCGAGCTGCTCGGCAAGGACCCCGCCGAGGTCAATGTGATCGTGCTCCACCTGGGCAACGGCGCCTCCGCCTCGGCGGTCGCCGGCGGCCGCTGCGTAGACACCTCGATGGGCCTGACGCCGCTGGAGGGCCTGGTCATGGGCACCCGCTCCGGCGACATCGACCCGGCGGTCACCTTCCACCTCAAGCGGGTGGCGGGGATGTCGGAGGACGAGGTCGACGTGCTGCTCAACAAGAAGAGCGGGCTGGTCGGGCTGTGCGGCGACAACGACATGCGGGAGATCCGGCGCCGGATCGACGAGGGCGACGAGCGGGCCGCGCTCGCCTTCGACATCTACATACACCGGCTGAAGAAGTACATCGGCGCCTACAGCGCGGTGCTCGGCCGGGTCGACGCGGTGGCGTTCACCGCCGGCGTCGGGGAGAACGCCGCCCCGGTGCGCGAGGCGGCCGTCGCGGGCCTGGAGGAGATGGGCCTGGCCGTGGACGCCTCGCTCAACGCCGTACGGTCCGGCGAGCCCCGGCTGATCTCGCCCGAATACGCCCGGGTCGCGGTGGCCGTGGTGCCGACCGACGAGGAACTGGAGATCGCCCAGCAGACATACGCCCTGGTCAGCGCCTAG
- the pyk gene encoding pyruvate kinase, with protein MRRSKIVCTLGPAVDSYDQLKTLIEAGMNVARFNMSHGTQPEHEERYHRLRKASEETGRAVGVLADLQGPKIRLETFADGPVELVRGDEFVITTEDVAGDRTICGTTYKGLPGDVSKGDPVLINDGNVALQVVEIDGPRVRTIVIEGGVISDHKGINLPGAAVNVPALSEKDIEDLKFALKMGCDMVALSFVRDAKDVQDVHRVMDEVGRRVPVIAKVEKPQAVANMQEVVMAFDAVMVARGDLAVEYPLEKVPMVQKRLVELCRRNAKPVIVATQMMESMITNSRPTRAEASDVANAILDGADAVMLSAESSVGAYPIETVKTMSKIVEAAEEELLSKGLQPLVPGKKPRTQGGSVARAACEMADFLDGKALIAFTKSGDTARRLSRYRAAQPILAFTTEASTRNQLTLSWGVDAFVVPHVDNTDAMVDLVDAELLKLKRYSEGDTMLITAGSPPGVPGTTNMVRVHHLGGEQG; from the coding sequence ATGCGCCGTTCCAAAATCGTCTGCACCCTGGGCCCCGCCGTCGACTCCTACGACCAGCTGAAGACGCTGATCGAGGCCGGCATGAATGTGGCCCGTTTCAACATGAGCCACGGGACCCAGCCGGAGCACGAGGAGCGGTACCACCGCCTCCGCAAGGCCAGCGAGGAGACCGGCCGCGCGGTCGGCGTCCTGGCCGACCTCCAGGGCCCCAAGATCCGTCTGGAGACCTTCGCCGACGGCCCGGTGGAGCTGGTGCGCGGCGACGAGTTCGTCATCACCACCGAGGACGTGGCCGGCGACCGCACCATCTGCGGCACGACGTACAAGGGCCTGCCCGGCGACGTCTCCAAGGGCGACCCGGTCCTGATCAACGACGGCAACGTCGCGCTCCAGGTCGTCGAGATCGACGGCCCGCGGGTGCGCACCATCGTCATCGAGGGCGGGGTCATCTCCGACCACAAGGGCATCAACCTGCCCGGCGCCGCGGTGAACGTCCCCGCGCTGTCCGAGAAGGACATCGAGGACCTCAAGTTCGCCCTGAAGATGGGCTGCGACATGGTCGCGCTGTCCTTCGTGCGGGACGCCAAGGACGTCCAGGACGTGCACCGCGTCATGGACGAGGTGGGCCGCCGGGTCCCGGTCATCGCCAAGGTCGAGAAGCCGCAGGCGGTCGCCAACATGCAGGAGGTCGTGATGGCCTTCGACGCCGTCATGGTCGCCCGCGGCGACCTGGCGGTGGAGTACCCGCTGGAGAAGGTCCCGATGGTGCAGAAGCGCCTGGTGGAGCTGTGCCGCAGGAACGCCAAGCCGGTGATCGTCGCGACCCAGATGATGGAGTCCATGATCACCAACTCCCGGCCGACCCGCGCCGAGGCGTCCGACGTCGCCAACGCCATCCTCGACGGCGCCGACGCGGTCATGCTCTCCGCCGAGTCGTCCGTCGGCGCCTACCCGATCGAGACCGTCAAGACGATGTCGAAGATCGTCGAGGCGGCCGAGGAGGAACTGCTCTCCAAGGGCCTGCAGCCGCTGGTGCCCGGCAAGAAGCCGCGTACGCAGGGCGGTTCGGTGGCCCGTGCGGCGTGCGAGATGGCGGACTTCCTGGACGGCAAGGCGCTGATCGCCTTCACCAAGTCCGGTGACACCGCCCGCCGGCTCTCCCGCTACCGCGCGGCCCAGCCGATCCTGGCCTTCACCACCGAGGCGTCCACCCGCAACCAGCTCACCCTGAGCTGGGGCGTCGACGCCTTCGTCGTGCCGCACGTCGACAACACCGACGCCATGGTCGACCTGGTCGACGCCGAGCTGCTCAAGCTCAAGCGCTACAGCGAGGGCGACACCATGCTGATCACCGCCGGTTCGCCCCCCGGCGTCCCTGGCACCACCAACATGGTCCGGGTGCACCACCTCGGCGGCGAGCAGGGCTGA
- a CDS encoding DUF6114 domain-containing protein has product MSADTRPRLIETIGRKRLSFREWRGHRPFWGGMLTLLAGIPIMYIPYANLTIGSLTVRMATTAGAGSLIIGVLLVVLGLTMWFQPASRVFAGVAAILLSLVSLVVSNFGAFLIGFLLGLIGGALGVSWAPGKADRSADDAEQPAPRTIAGPVVATHPAPADGPGSGNGLDDLSGTSPTNGTNGRHRAG; this is encoded by the coding sequence ATGAGCGCCGACACGCGACCACGGCTGATCGAGACCATCGGCCGCAAGCGGCTTTCGTTCCGGGAGTGGCGCGGACACCGCCCGTTCTGGGGCGGCATGCTGACTCTGCTGGCCGGCATCCCGATCATGTACATCCCTTACGCGAATCTCACGATCGGTTCCCTGACCGTCCGCATGGCGACCACCGCCGGCGCCGGCTCGCTGATCATCGGCGTACTGCTGGTCGTGCTCGGTCTGACCATGTGGTTCCAGCCCGCCTCGCGCGTCTTCGCGGGCGTGGCGGCGATTCTGCTCTCCCTGGTCTCCCTGGTCGTCTCGAACTTCGGCGCCTTCCTGATCGGCTTCCTCCTGGGGCTGATCGGCGGCGCGCTGGGAGTCTCCTGGGCGCCGGGCAAGGCCGACCGGAGCGCTGACGACGCCGAGCAGCCGGCCCCCAGGACGATCGCCGGACCGGTGGTCGCCACGCACCCCGCGCCGGCCGACGGTCCCGGGTCGGGCAACGGACTGGACGACCTGTCAGGAACGAGCCCGACCAACGGAACGAACGGGAGGCACCGTGCCGGGTGA
- a CDS encoding DUF6230 family protein, translating into MESLARGGTRWKRFAVVMVPSVAATAAIGVALSQGALAASFSVSGQQFKVATDRLDGTGFVQYGAIDAQKGGKQVPVAVSGFSNAKIKNLCQSVVVPVPVFGDVSMKLSAGGGDTPVEAKNLYIDLDQLSADATFNNIDIGVAAGSTTKGPGMHKGDKADPGSFAQQAESATLTHVRQQAWATTAGTFKLSGLKMSVAKGKSECY; encoded by the coding sequence ATGGAGTCCCTGGCTCGTGGCGGGACCAGATGGAAGCGGTTCGCCGTCGTCATGGTGCCGAGCGTCGCGGCGACCGCCGCGATCGGTGTCGCCCTCTCGCAGGGTGCGCTCGCGGCATCGTTCAGCGTGTCCGGCCAGCAGTTCAAGGTCGCTACCGACCGGCTGGACGGCACCGGGTTTGTGCAGTACGGAGCCATTGACGCCCAGAAGGGCGGCAAGCAGGTCCCGGTGGCGGTCTCGGGGTTCTCGAACGCCAAGATCAAGAACCTGTGCCAGTCGGTGGTCGTGCCGGTGCCGGTCTTCGGCGACGTGTCGATGAAGCTGTCGGCCGGTGGCGGTGACACGCCCGTCGAGGCGAAGAACCTCTACATCGACCTCGACCAGCTGTCCGCGGACGCGACCTTCAACAACATCGACATCGGTGTTGCTGCGGGCTCGACGACCAAGGGCCCTGGCATGCACAAGGGCGACAAGGCCGACCCGGGCTCGTTCGCCCAGCAGGCCGAGTCGGCCACGCTGACCCACGTCAGGCAGCAGGCATGGGCCACGACGGCCGGCACGTTCAAGCTCAGCGGCCTGAAGATGAGCGTCGCCAAGGGCAAGAGCGAGTGCTACTGA
- a CDS encoding tetratricopeptide repeat protein, whose amino-acid sequence MQPRNMSMSGVVDLAAVKAAGEAKQKAEQARAEAARTGRAPASGARLVFDVDEAGFQQDVLQRSTEVPVVIDFWAEWCEPCKQLGPLLERLAGEYAGKFVLAKIDVDANQMLFQQFGVQGIPAVFAVVAGQPIPLFQGAAPESQIRQVLDQLVQAAEQQFGIVGAPLDPQDAGAAEQEAEAPAPAGPYDALLEAANQALDSGDLGGAVQAYKNVLNDDPANPEAKLGLAQAELLRRVQDLDPQAVRKEAAESPADVQAQIRAADLDLVGGHVEDAFGRLVDVVKRTAGDDREAARLRLLELFEVIGAEDPRVTAARTALARVLF is encoded by the coding sequence ATGCAGCCACGCAACATGTCCATGAGTGGAGTCGTCGACCTCGCAGCGGTGAAGGCGGCGGGGGAAGCGAAGCAGAAGGCGGAGCAGGCACGCGCCGAGGCCGCCCGTACCGGCCGGGCGCCCGCGAGCGGTGCCCGCCTGGTGTTCGACGTCGACGAGGCGGGGTTCCAGCAGGACGTCCTGCAGCGCTCGACCGAGGTCCCGGTCGTCATCGACTTCTGGGCCGAGTGGTGCGAGCCGTGCAAGCAGCTGGGTCCGCTGCTGGAGCGCCTCGCGGGGGAGTACGCCGGCAAGTTCGTGCTGGCCAAGATCGACGTCGACGCCAACCAGATGCTGTTCCAGCAGTTCGGGGTGCAGGGCATCCCGGCGGTCTTCGCGGTCGTCGCGGGGCAGCCGATCCCGCTGTTCCAGGGCGCGGCCCCGGAGTCGCAGATCCGTCAGGTGCTCGACCAGCTGGTGCAGGCCGCCGAGCAGCAGTTCGGCATCGTGGGGGCGCCGCTCGACCCGCAGGACGCGGGCGCGGCGGAGCAGGAGGCCGAGGCCCCGGCGCCGGCCGGCCCCTACGACGCCCTGCTGGAGGCCGCGAACCAGGCGCTGGACTCGGGCGATCTGGGCGGTGCCGTCCAGGCGTACAAGAACGTGCTCAACGACGACCCGGCCAACCCGGAGGCCAAGCTCGGTCTGGCGCAGGCCGAACTCCTGCGCCGGGTGCAGGATCTCGACCCGCAGGCGGTGCGCAAGGAGGCCGCGGAGAGCCCGGCCGACGTCCAGGCGCAGATCCGTGCCGCGGATCTCGATCTGGTCGGCGGGCACGTCGAGGACGCGTTCGGCCGGCTGGTCGACGTGGTGAAGCGGACGGCGGGGGACGACCGGGAGGCCGCGCGGCTGCGGCTGCTGGAGCTGTTCGAGGTCATCGGCGCGGAGGATCCGCGGGTGACGGCGGCGCGTACCGCGCTGGCCCGGGTGCTGTTCTGA
- a CDS encoding TetR/AcrR family transcriptional regulator, protein MVARMHHSASPRKGRTGRPRSAETDFAILRATRAALVDLGWGRLTMSEVAARAGVAKTTLYRRWANKNELVVDAVAVLFDELELPDRGSLQSDIEGVVLQFGALLARPETKTALMAVVAESTTDEALRERIRSAIVDRQKRLVLLGRSRAQARGELPPDSPGTEGERAATRNMDLIFDVIAGAIVHRTLVSGEPVDAAWGRDFTALFLTGLSGLDGQD, encoded by the coding sequence ATGGTCGCCCGCATGCACCACTCCGCCAGTCCCCGGAAGGGCCGCACGGGCCGCCCGCGCAGCGCCGAGACCGATTTCGCGATCCTGCGCGCGACCCGTGCCGCACTCGTCGATCTCGGCTGGGGGCGGCTCACCATGAGCGAGGTGGCGGCGCGGGCCGGTGTCGCGAAGACGACGCTCTACCGGCGCTGGGCCAACAAGAACGAGCTCGTCGTGGACGCCGTGGCGGTCCTCTTCGACGAGCTCGAACTCCCCGACCGGGGCTCCTTGCAGTCCGACATCGAGGGTGTGGTGCTGCAGTTCGGGGCGCTGCTGGCCCGGCCGGAGACCAAGACGGCGCTGATGGCCGTGGTCGCCGAGTCCACCACCGACGAGGCGCTGCGCGAACGCATCCGCTCGGCGATCGTCGACCGGCAAAAACGGCTGGTCCTGCTCGGCCGCTCGCGCGCCCAGGCCCGCGGCGAGCTGCCCCCGGACTCCCCCGGCACGGAGGGCGAGCGGGCCGCCACCCGCAACATGGACCTGATCTTCGACGTGATCGCCGGGGCGATCGTGCACCGCACCCTGGTCAGCGGCGAGCCCGTGGACGCCGCGTGGGGGCGCGACTTCACCGCCCTCTTCCTCACCGGGCTCTCCGGCCTGGACGGTCAGGACTGA
- a CDS encoding GDP-mannose 4,6-dehydratase produces the protein MSSSTQQWTGRRVLVTGAEGFIGSTLVDMLVAAGAEVRAFVHYKPYAEKGNLARHLGPGSGVEMVAGDVRDAGRVSDAVAGCDTVFHLAALIGIPYSYDSPGAYVQTNVVGTENVAEACRRHAVRRLVHTSTSEVYGTALTAPIGEDHPLQPQSPYSASKIGADMMALSHRHAFGLPVTVVRPFNTYGPRQSARAVIPTILAQLHSGARQIKLGSLTPTRDFTYVTDTAAGFLALAGCDRALGEVVNLGTGREIAIGALAEALAAASGRDAEVVVDTARLRPAGSEVERLLSDNSRAREWASWRPEVSLEEGLKRTSEWVAENLHLFAADRYQV, from the coding sequence ATGAGCAGCAGCACGCAGCAGTGGACGGGCCGCCGGGTCCTGGTCACCGGGGCCGAGGGGTTCATCGGTTCGACCCTGGTCGACATGCTGGTGGCGGCCGGCGCCGAGGTGCGCGCGTTCGTCCATTACAAGCCGTACGCCGAAAAGGGAAATCTGGCGCGTCATCTCGGACCGGGCTCCGGGGTCGAGATGGTGGCGGGCGACGTGCGGGACGCGGGCCGGGTGTCGGACGCCGTCGCGGGCTGCGACACGGTCTTCCATCTGGCCGCGCTGATCGGGATCCCGTACAGCTACGACTCGCCGGGCGCGTATGTGCAGACGAACGTGGTGGGGACGGAGAACGTCGCCGAAGCCTGCCGCCGGCACGCGGTGCGGCGGCTGGTGCACACCTCCACCAGCGAGGTCTACGGGACCGCGCTGACCGCGCCGATCGGCGAGGACCACCCGCTGCAGCCGCAGTCGCCGTACTCCGCCTCGAAGATCGGCGCGGACATGATGGCGCTGTCGCACCGGCACGCCTTCGGACTGCCGGTGACGGTCGTGCGCCCGTTCAACACCTACGGCCCCCGGCAGTCCGCGCGCGCCGTGATCCCCACGATCCTGGCCCAACTCCACTCCGGCGCCCGGCAGATCAAGCTGGGCTCGCTCACCCCGACCCGCGACTTCACCTACGTCACGGACACCGCGGCCGGGTTCCTGGCGCTGGCCGGCTGCGACCGGGCGCTGGGCGAGGTCGTCAACCTGGGCACCGGGCGGGAGATCGCCATCGGGGCGCTCGCCGAGGCACTGGCAGCGGCCTCCGGCCGGGACGCCGAGGTGGTGGTGGACACCGCGCGGCTGCGGCCCGCGGGCAGCGAGGTCGAGCGGCTGCTGTCGGACAACTCCCGGGCCCGCGAATGGGCTTCGTGGCGGCCGGAAGTGTCCCTGGAGGAGGGGCTGAAGCGGACCTCGGAGTGGGTGGCGGAGAACCTCCACCTGTTCGCCGCGGACCGCTACCAGGTCTGA
- a CDS encoding UDP-N-acetylglucosamine--N-acetylmuramyl-(pentapeptide) pyrophosphoryl-undecaprenol N-acetylglucosamine transferase, which produces MRTPLSVVIGAGGTGGHIYPGLALADALRRAVPDAVISFVGTERGLETRLIPRAGYRLHTVDMIPFDPSLGARRYLLPAALLRSGAQCRTILKEQKAQVAVGMGGYPSAPVIVGAKLAGLPSLVHESNAVPGRANKFAARLTPHIALAFDRSRAHLAGGERAQTVGMPLVGPLAELDRAGLRPAARRALGVPDGARLLLVNGGSLGAARLNEAAVGLAGRHRARTDLRLLIKTGPAALEETKALLAANGGDAVAEAVPYLDRMDLAYAAADLVVCRAGSATVAELATIGMPAVLVPYPHAPGDHQTHNARVLSDAGAALLLPDPQTTAERLDALVTPLLDNPARLAAMAAAADPGTHARAAGLLADKVLALAGHPQVHHHPTMKESA; this is translated from the coding sequence ATGCGCACACCACTCTCTGTCGTGATCGGTGCGGGCGGCACCGGCGGACACATCTATCCCGGCCTCGCTCTCGCCGACGCGCTCCGCCGGGCGGTGCCCGATGCGGTGATCTCCTTCGTCGGGACCGAACGCGGCCTGGAGACACGGTTGATCCCGCGGGCCGGATACCGGCTGCACACCGTCGACATGATCCCCTTCGACCCCTCGCTCGGCGCCCGACGCTATCTGCTGCCGGCCGCGCTGCTGCGCTCGGGTGCCCAGTGCCGGACGATCCTCAAGGAGCAGAAAGCCCAGGTCGCGGTCGGTATGGGCGGCTATCCGAGCGCCCCGGTGATCGTCGGGGCCAAGCTGGCCGGGCTGCCGAGCCTGGTCCACGAGTCCAACGCGGTGCCGGGCCGGGCCAACAAGTTCGCGGCCCGGCTCACCCCGCACATCGCCCTCGCCTTCGACCGCAGCCGCGCGCACCTGGCGGGCGGGGAACGGGCGCAGACGGTGGGGATGCCGCTGGTGGGCCCGCTGGCCGAACTGGACCGGGCGGGGCTGCGGCCGGCCGCCCGCCGGGCCCTGGGCGTGCCGGACGGGGCACGGCTGCTGCTGGTCAACGGCGGGAGCCTGGGGGCGGCCCGGCTGAACGAGGCGGCCGTGGGCCTGGCAGGACGCCACCGGGCGCGCACCGACCTGCGGCTGCTGATCAAGACCGGGCCCGCCGCCCTGGAGGAGACGAAGGCCCTCCTGGCGGCCAACGGCGGGGACGCGGTCGCCGAGGCGGTGCCGTACCTGGACCGGATGGACCTGGCGTACGCCGCCGCCGATCTGGTGGTGTGCCGGGCCGGTTCGGCGACCGTCGCCGAGCTGGCCACCATCGGGATGCCGGCCGTCCTCGTGCCGTATCCGCACGCGCCGGGCGACCACCAGACCCATAACGCCCGGGTGCTCTCGGACGCCGGGGCGGCGCTGCTGCTGCCCGACCCGCAGACCACGGCGGAGCGGCTGGACGCGCTGGTCACCCCGCTTCTCGACAACCCCGCCCGGCTCGCCGCGATGGCCGCGGCCGCCGACCCGGGCACCCATGCGCGGGCCGCCGGCCTGCTGGCCGACAAGGTGCTGGCGCTCGCCGGTCACCCGCAGGTCCACCACCACCCCACGATGAAGGAGTCAGCATGA
- a CDS encoding response regulator transcription factor, whose translation MSMPPTPQNTPAPKILVVDDEPEVRAAVEDGLAVEGYTVRGAADGLAALSEVAGWQPDVLVLDVMMPVLDGLAVCRRLRALDDRTPILVLTALDSVSERVDGLDAGADDYLVKPFALDELVARVRALLRRASATTAEDTRLSFGDLVVDPVTRTGHRAGRPLEFSRTEWALLELLLLHPGQVLPREMILERVWGRDFGPDSNSLAVYVGYLRRKLEAGGEPRLVHTVHGVGYRLDHAEGA comes from the coding sequence ATGTCCATGCCGCCCACGCCCCAGAACACCCCGGCCCCCAAGATCCTCGTCGTCGACGACGAACCGGAGGTACGCGCCGCCGTCGAGGACGGCCTCGCCGTGGAGGGCTACACGGTACGGGGCGCCGCCGACGGCCTGGCCGCCCTCTCGGAGGTCGCCGGCTGGCAGCCGGACGTCCTCGTCCTGGACGTGATGATGCCCGTCCTGGACGGCCTGGCCGTCTGCCGCCGGCTGCGCGCCCTCGACGACCGCACCCCGATCCTGGTGCTGACCGCGCTGGACTCGGTCAGCGAACGGGTGGACGGGCTCGACGCCGGAGCCGACGACTACCTCGTCAAACCGTTCGCCCTGGACGAGTTGGTGGCCCGGGTGCGGGCCCTGCTGCGCCGGGCCTCGGCCACGACCGCCGAGGACACCCGGCTCTCCTTCGGCGACCTGGTCGTCGACCCCGTGACCCGCACCGGCCACCGGGCGGGCCGGCCGCTGGAGTTCAGCCGCACCGAGTGGGCGCTGCTGGAACTGCTGCTGCTGCACCCCGGGCAGGTGCTGCCGCGCGAGATGATCCTGGAGCGCGTCTGGGGCCGCGACTTCGGCCCCGACTCCAACTCCCTGGCCGTCTACGTCGGTTACCTGCGGCGCAAACTGGAGGCGGGCGGCGAGCCCCGGCTCGTCCACACCGTGCACGGGGTGGGCTACCGCCTGGACCACGCGGAGGGCGCGTGA